The Kitasatospora albolonga nucleotide sequence GAGGTCGCCGACCCTGACCGGCTCCAGGAACACCATCTCGTCCATCGACGCGGTCACGGCGGGCCCGCCGGAGTGCCGTCCGGCCACGGCGCCCGCCGCGTCGTCGACCAGTTTCATGATCACGCCACCGTGCACCGTCCCCAGGAGGTTGGTGTCGCTGCCGGTCATGATGTGGCTGAGGGTGGTCCGGGACGCGGCGGTGGGCTTGCCCGGAATCTCATCCTCCGAGCGGGTGGCCTGATCTGTCATACAGTCCACCTTATGCGCGGACCCCGATCCCGCAGAATGCATCAGCTTCGCAACAGCCCTGGTGCGATTTCCCTTACACCCTGTAATAGCCGTGGGTCGAGGCGGCACACTGTTCGGATGAACGATTGGCCCGATCGACGGACCGGCGACCGCAGCGAGCGCTACGGCCGGGGCAGCGCCAGCCCCCAGCCCGAGAGCGCCCGGGCGATGCCCCACATCCAGCGCCGCCCGGCTCCGCCGCAGAGGCCGCACGTGCCCCCGCAGAGCCAGGGGTACGACGACCGCTACCCGAGCGACCCCCACGGCTCTCCCGGGTACGACAGCGGTTACAACACCGGCCAGGTCTACGGTGGCGGCGCGGGCGGCGGCCGGGGCCGGGGCGGCGGCCGCGCGGGCGGGGACGCGGGGTACGTCCAGGGCCGCCCGGCACCGGACTGGCGCCGCCGGATCAAGCTGGGCGCGCTGACCCTGGTCACCGTGTTCCTCGTGGTCTCCGTCTCCACGTACTTCTGGGCCGACTCCAAGCTGAAGCGCGAGGTCGACCTCTCCAAGGTCATCGAGCGCCCGAGCGAGGGCGAGGGCACGAACTATCTGATCGTCGGCTCCGACAGCCGGGAGGGCATGTCGGCCGAGGACAAGAAGCGGCTGCGCACCGGGTCCGCCGAGGGCAAGCGCACCGACTCGATGATGATCCTGCACCGGGGCTCCAACGGCCCGACGCTGATCTCCCTCCCCCGCGACTCCCAGGTGGAGATCCCCTCCTTCAAGGGGTCCCAGTCCGGCAAGCTGTTCCCGGGCACCGGCCGCCAGGTGAAGCTGAACGCCGCGTACGCCGAGGACGGCCCCGAACTCCTCGTGCGCACGGTCGAGTTCAACACCGGGCTGCGCATCGACCACTACGTCGAGATCGGCTTCGGCGGCTTCGCGAACATCGTGGACGCGCTCGGCGGGGTCGAGATGGACATCCCGAAGGCGTTCAAGGACAAGAAGTCCGGCGCCGACTTCCAGGCCGGGAAGCAGACGCTGAACGGCGAGCAGTCCCTGGCCTTCGTCCGCACCCGGTACGCCTTCAAGGGCAGCGACCTGGACCGTACGAAGAACCAGCAGAAGTTCCTCGCGGCCCTGGCGAGCCAGGCGGCGACCCCGTCCACGGTCCTCAACCCGTTCCGGCTCTACCCGACGCTGGGCGCGGGGCTGGACACCCTGATCGTGGACAAGGACATGTCGCTCTGGTCGCTGAGCCAGATGTTCTTCGCGATGAAGGGCGTCACGGGCGGCGACGGCACGTCGATGAACATCCCGCTCGCGGGCAGCAACGGCGGCAACCTGGTCTGGGACAAGGCGAAGGTGAAGCAGCTCATGGAGCAGCTGAAGAACGACGAGAAGGTCACGGTCACCGGCAACTGAGCTCACGCTCACCGGTAGTTGAGGCGCGGCGCACACCCTGTGCGCCGCGCGTCCCGCCAACTGCCGCCTGCCGCCTGCCGAAAGCCCCTTGCCGCCTACGACCCGTAAGTGACGTTCCCGTCCTCGTCCATGGAGGGGCGGATCTGGGAGGGTCCGTACTCGTCCACATCGGACGGGCGCGGCTTCTCCGGTCCGTCGGGCCCGATCCGCATCACGCGCTCGACGCGCACGACGTCGTACCGGCGGCCCCGCACGATGAGTTCATTGGGCCTGCGGCGCGCGGTGAACTTCTTCGCGGCCCGCTCGTTGACGGCGGCCTCCTTCTCGTCCACCTTCATCCACTCGGGCAGCTCGGGCATGTCCGGCAGGTCCGGGAGCTCCGGCATGCGCATGGTGAGGTGCTGGACGAGCGCGCGCCGGGCGCCCTGCGGGGTGGAGTGCTGCCCGGTCACCATCGTCCAGGACAGCTCCTTCCGCTCCACCACCCGGAACGTCGGCGGGAGGAGCACGACCCCCGGGTGGGTGGTCAACGCCCGCTGGGAGTCGGCCCGTACGTCGGCGGGGAAGCGGTCGGCGGTGTAGGAGAGCTGCAGCAGCCCGACCCGGTCGATGCCCTCGGTCAGCCCGACGGCCGCCGCGTGGTCGATCACGAAGCCCTCGGTACGGGAGGGGTCCGGCGTGGCCGGGTCCCAGCTGTCCTCGTCCGGGTCGGTGGCCCGGGGCGGCTCCAGGCGCCCGTCGCCGATCCGGGCGAACTCGTCGGCCCGCACGATGCGGTAGCGCACTCCGGCCGCCCGCACCTCATTGACCGGTTCGGTCTCCAGCCGGGCCACGGCGTCCAGCAGCGACCGCCGCTCGGCCCGGTCCTCGGCCTCGTCCTTCGCCTTGAACCAGAGGTGCGAGTTCAGCTCGTCCCGGGCCATCTGCGGGAATCCGGTGTCGGGTTCGCCCAGCATCCGCCAGCGCGGCCGGTCCCCGCGCCGCTGCTCGGCGATCCCGAACAGCGGCCCCCGGACCACGATGTTCGGATACTTGCGTACCGAGGCGAACGCGTCCGCCTCGGTGACCTCGGAGACCGGGTCGTCGCGGCGCGTGACGTTGATCGTGAGGTGGTGGGGCGACTTCCCCGCGTGATCGTCCATGCACTTAGTGTGCCCAAGGGGGCTGCCGGTGTCAGGATTTCCGCCATAAAGGGCTTCCGCCGGGCGGAGTTGGCGTATACGGCCCCGAAATCGCTGCTCGCGCCGGGTCGGTGGCGCGCCACGATCCGGTGCGGGCGTACCGGGTCGTGGCCGACCGGGACCCGGTGCGCCATGAAGTCAACTACCTAAAGAAACAAGAGAAATAACCCCACCCCACCCCACCCGATCCCGGTGGTCAGCTGCGGGAGCAACCCCGGTGGTCAGCCACGGAAGGACCGGTCACCCACATGGGTGAGATTGGCCAACTGAGCTGGATTTCGGATGGGTTGGCAGGCATATGCTCACGCTGACCGACACACCAGACATGAGACGGCCCCCGCCGGGACGGCAATCCCGAACGAGGGCCTGACCACAAAGGAAGCAACACCTTCCCCATGGATACCCAGCACGATATCGCCCTCACCCACGCCCTGGCAGACCTTCCCGGGCCTCTCCCCGCCTCCGGCGTCATCCACCTCGCCGTCCGGCACACCGACCGCTTCACGGTCGTCGGCAACCACCTGGCCCAGCACACCGAGCTGTCGCTCACCGCGATCGGTCTGGGCGTCCACATCCAGTCGCTGCCCGCCGGTACCAAGGTCGGCATCAAGGCGCTGACGGCCCGCTTCCCCGAGGGCGAGACGAGGATCGCCGCCGCCCTGCGCGAGCTGGAGGCCCACGGCTACCTGCACCGGACCCGCGCACGGCTGACGAACGGCCGGATGGTCACCCGTACGGTGTTCTGCAACCAGCCGGGGGCGGCGCTGCAGGTGGGGGCGGCGGCGCCGATGCCTGTGGGGCCCGGGGTGGCGCCTGTGGTGGCGCCCGTGCCCGTGGCGGAGCCCGTACCAGCGGTGGCGGGGGCGGTGGCGGCGACGGCTCCCGTGCCAACGCCGATGGCGGAGCACGTCCCAACGCCGGTGGCGGCGCCTGCGGTGCCCGCACCCGCAGTCCCTCCCGTACCCCCGCCCGCTCCCGAACCCGTCCCCGTACCTCAGGAATCGCGTCCCCCGGTCCGCGTACCACCGCGCACCGCGCCCAAGCCGCCGCGTCGGCCGCTCCCCCAGCCCCGCGAG carries:
- a CDS encoding transcriptional regulator, producing the protein MNDWPDRRTGDRSERYGRGSASPQPESARAMPHIQRRPAPPQRPHVPPQSQGYDDRYPSDPHGSPGYDSGYNTGQVYGGGAGGGRGRGGGRAGGDAGYVQGRPAPDWRRRIKLGALTLVTVFLVVSVSTYFWADSKLKREVDLSKVIERPSEGEGTNYLIVGSDSREGMSAEDKKRLRTGSAEGKRTDSMMILHRGSNGPTLISLPRDSQVEIPSFKGSQSGKLFPGTGRQVKLNAAYAEDGPELLVRTVEFNTGLRIDHYVEIGFGGFANIVDALGGVEMDIPKAFKDKKSGADFQAGKQTLNGEQSLAFVRTRYAFKGSDLDRTKNQQKFLAALASQAATPSTVLNPFRLYPTLGAGLDTLIVDKDMSLWSLSQMFFAMKGVTGGDGTSMNIPLAGSNGGNLVWDKAKVKQLMEQLKNDEKVTVTGN